ACCTCGAACGAGCGCCTAGAACGACACCAGCAGTACACCGACGACGTTCTCGACACAATTGATGATGTGTTCTATGTTTTAGACGAAAATGGATCTCTCGAACGGTGGAACCAAAGCCTCTCGGAGGTTTCTGGCTACACGGACGAGAAAATATCATCAATGACTGCAGCCGACTTCTTCGAGGACGACGACCGTGATGCAGCCGTGGCTGCAATCCACAAAGGCTTCGAGAGTGGCTCGGTGGATGTAGAGCTCGAGCTACGCACCAAGGACGGCGATACCGTCCCCTTTGAGTTCGTCGGATCCACGCTCGAGAATACGTCCGGGAACTCTGTTCTGGCAGGCATCGGGCGTGACGTTTCGGACCGTGTCGAGCGCGAACAACGGCTCGAAGAGTCCAACGAGCGGCTCGAACAGTTCGCCTACGGTGCCTCCCATGACCTCCAAGAACCGCTTCGGATGGTTTCGAGTTATCTGCGGTTGATCGAGGACCGAGCCGACGAAGAACTGACAGAAGAGACCGAAGAGTTCCTCGAGTTCGCCATCGACGGGGCCGACCGCATGCGTGACATGATTCAGGGGTTACTGGCGTACTCACGTGTGGAGCACCAAGGGGAGCCGCTCGAACCGGTCGACCTCAACGAAGTGGTTAGAGACGTGTGCGACGACCTCGACGTGCGTATAACCGAAAGTGATGCCGACGTAGACATAGAGGAGCTGCCTTGTGTGGCGGGAGATGAACGTCAGTTGCGTCAGGTGTTTCAAAACTTATTGAGCAACGCGCTCGAATATAGCGGAGACGAGCCGCCACAGGTGCATATTTCCGCCGACCGGAACAGTTCGATGTGGGAAGTGTCGGTTCGGGACGAGGGGATAGGGATCGAGCCAGACGAGCAAGATCGCATCTTTGAGGTATTTCAGCGGCTCCACTCCCAGAACGACCACGGGGGCTCGGGTATTGGCCTGGCACTGTGCGAGCGGATCGTCGAACGTCACGGCGGCGAAATCTGGGTAGAGTCCGAGCCTGGCGAGGGAGCGACGTTTTCATTTACCCTTCCGGTGAGGGATGAACATGTCGAGTGAGCCCAGAAGCGCCGAGCCGGTCGACATACTCCTCGTTGAGGATAATCCTGGCGACATCCGCCTCACGAAAGAGGCATTCAAAGATGGGCAGATCGTGAACACGCTCCACGTCGTCGAAGACGGTGTCGAAGCCCTCGATTTCCTCTTTCAACGAAACGACTACGCCGACGCACCTCGGCCCGACCTCGTGCTGTTAGATCTCAACCTCCCCCGAAAGAACGGGGACGAGGTGCTCGAAGAACTTCACGAGAACCCTGACCGCCGGCGCATTCCAGTCATCGTCCTCACGAGTTCGGAAGCCGAAATGGACGTCGTCAAGTCCTACGAACTATGTGCAAGCGGGTACCTGACGAAGCCGGTCGATCCCATCGAATTCATCGACATGATACAGGAGTTAGAGCGGTTTTGGCTCTCAATCATGCGATTGCCGACTGACACAGATCTTGATTGAGAAGCGCGCTGTATTCAACATGGCCTCGTCACACTCTCACCGAGTGAGGGTTTCAAC
This genomic stretch from Haloprofundus salilacus harbors:
- a CDS encoding ATP-binding protein, which translates into the protein MGFRKRTYAGVTGRKFIVALGGIFVALVAIYPFLPIVDDGSSETWVVLGILVGIPGLVLSYGGYRLPQTDIRPELYPTVGKWCLRGIVGGLAIMIPIVLASDDPNIVGNTLLLTALGSLAGFGAGRYDARAKTRQLELQETVDQLETSNERLERHQQYTDDVLDTIDDVFYVLDENGSLERWNQSLSEVSGYTDEKISSMTAADFFEDDDRDAAVAAIHKGFESGSVDVELELRTKDGDTVPFEFVGSTLENTSGNSVLAGIGRDVSDRVEREQRLEESNERLEQFAYGASHDLQEPLRMVSSYLRLIEDRADEELTEETEEFLEFAIDGADRMRDMIQGLLAYSRVEHQGEPLEPVDLNEVVRDVCDDLDVRITESDADVDIEELPCVAGDERQLRQVFQNLLSNALEYSGDEPPQVHISADRNSSMWEVSVRDEGIGIEPDEQDRIFEVFQRLHSQNDHGGSGIGLALCERIVERHGGEIWVESEPGEGATFSFTLPVRDEHVE
- a CDS encoding response regulator; its protein translation is MSSEPRSAEPVDILLVEDNPGDIRLTKEAFKDGQIVNTLHVVEDGVEALDFLFQRNDYADAPRPDLVLLDLNLPRKNGDEVLEELHENPDRRRIPVIVLTSSEAEMDVVKSYELCASGYLTKPVDPIEFIDMIQELERFWLSIMRLPTDTDLD